In Vigna angularis cultivar LongXiaoDou No.4 chromosome 8, ASM1680809v1, whole genome shotgun sequence, one DNA window encodes the following:
- the LOC108343825 gene encoding glucan endo-1,3-beta-glucosidase 3 isoform X1, producing MAVLIIFHLLAMFVPALGDAFIGVNIGTAVTNMPSPTEVVALLKTQGIQHVRLYDADRAMLRALANTGIRVIVSVPNDQLLGIGQSNATAAKWVERNVIDHVPSTNITAIAVGSEVLTSLPNAAPVLVSALKFLQAALVAANLDQQIKVSTPHSSFIILDSFPPSQAFFNKTWDPVMVPLLNFLQSTGSYLMLNVYPYYDFMQPNAVIPLDYALFRPLPPNKEAIDSNTMLHYTNVFDAVVDAAYFAMSYLNFTNIPILVTESGWPSKGDSSEPDATIDNANTYNSNLIRHVLNNSGTPKKPGISVSTYIYELYNEDLRTGPVSENNWGLFYANGAPVYTLHLTNAGTVFANDTTNQTFCVAKSNADTKMLQAALDWACGPGKVDCSPLLHGQPCYDPNSVAAHATYAINAYYQQMAKSAGTCDFKGVASVTTTNPSHGSCIFPGSHGKNGSSINGTSLAPSTNSTNSGCLSQNYNGGSLTSSLILTLILSVAVL from the exons ATGGCTGTGCTCATCATTTTTCACCTGCTTGCAATGTTTGTCCCTGCTTTGGGAG ATGCTTTTATCGGTGTGAACATTGGTACAGCTGTGACTAACATGCCAAGTCCAACAGAAGTTGTGGCCCTTCTCAAGACTCAAGGTATCCAACATGTTAGACTATATGATGCTGACAGAGCCATGCTTCGTGCACTAGCCAATACAGGAATCCGTGTAATTGTTTCTGTTCCCAATGACCAGCTTCTCGGCATTGGTCAGTCCAATGCCACTGCTGCCAAATGGGTTGAACGCAATGTCATAGATCATGTTCCTTCTACCAACATTACTGCCATAGCAGTTGGTTCTGAAGTGCTGACATCCCTCCCAAATGCAGCTCCTGTTCTAGTCTCAGCATTAAAATTCCTTCAAGCTGCTCTAGTTGCAGCCAATCTTGATCAACAAATCAAAGTCTCTACTCCACACTCTTCTTTTATCATCCTTGATTCTTTCCCACCCTCTCAggcattttttaataaaacttggGATCCTGTCATGGTTCCCTTGCTCAACTTTTTGCAATCAACAGGTTCCTATCTTATGCTCAATGTGTACCCTTATTATGATTTCATGCAACCCAATGCTGTAATCCCTCTAGACTATGCTTTGTTCCGGCCCTTGCCTCCTAATAAAGAAGCTATAGATTCCAACACCATGCTGCATTATACTAATGTCTTTGATGCTGTTGTTGATGCTGCTTATTTTGCAATGTCATATTTGAACTTTACCAACATTCCTATTTTAGTCACCGAGTCAGGTTGGCCCTCCAAAGGAGATTCATCCGAGCCAGATGCAACTATTGATAATGCTAACACTTACAATAGTAACTTGATCAGGCACGTCCTTAACAATAGTGGGACTCCTAAGAAACCTGGAATTTCAGTTAGCACTTATATTTATGAGCTTTATAATGAAGACTTGAGAACAGGTCCAGTGTCTGAGAATAATTGGGGTCTGTTTTATGCCAATGGAGCTCCAGTGTATACCTTGCACTTGACTAATGCTGGTACTGTATTTGCAAATGATACAACAAACCAAACCTTCTGTGTTGCCAAGAGTAATGCAGATACTAAGATGCTTCAGGCTGCACTTGATTGGGCTTGTGGACCAGGGAAGGTGGATTGTTCTCCATTGCTGCACGGTCAACCCTGTTATGATCCAAATAGTGTGGCTGCACATGCTACATATGCTATCAATGCTTATTATCAGCAGATGGCTAAATCTGCTGGGACCTGTGATTTCAAAGGAGTTGCCTCTGTCACCACTACAAATCCAA GTCACGGTTCCTGCATATTTCCTGGAAG TCATGGAAAAAATGGTAGCAGCATAAATGGGACATCATTGGCTCCATCTACCAATTCCACAAATTCAGGGTGCTTGTCACAGAATTACAATGGTGGATCTTTAACAAGCTCTCTGATTCTTACTTTAATTTTGAGTGTAGCTGTCTTATAA
- the LOC108343825 gene encoding glucan endo-1,3-beta-glucosidase 3 isoform X2 yields MPSPTEVVALLKTQGIQHVRLYDADRAMLRALANTGIRVIVSVPNDQLLGIGQSNATAAKWVERNVIDHVPSTNITAIAVGSEVLTSLPNAAPVLVSALKFLQAALVAANLDQQIKVSTPHSSFIILDSFPPSQAFFNKTWDPVMVPLLNFLQSTGSYLMLNVYPYYDFMQPNAVIPLDYALFRPLPPNKEAIDSNTMLHYTNVFDAVVDAAYFAMSYLNFTNIPILVTESGWPSKGDSSEPDATIDNANTYNSNLIRHVLNNSGTPKKPGISVSTYIYELYNEDLRTGPVSENNWGLFYANGAPVYTLHLTNAGTVFANDTTNQTFCVAKSNADTKMLQAALDWACGPGKVDCSPLLHGQPCYDPNSVAAHATYAINAYYQQMAKSAGTCDFKGVASVTTTNPSHGSCIFPGSHGKNGSSINGTSLAPSTNSTNSGCLSQNYNGGSLTSSLILTLILSVAVL; encoded by the exons ATGCCAAGTCCAACAGAAGTTGTGGCCCTTCTCAAGACTCAAGGTATCCAACATGTTAGACTATATGATGCTGACAGAGCCATGCTTCGTGCACTAGCCAATACAGGAATCCGTGTAATTGTTTCTGTTCCCAATGACCAGCTTCTCGGCATTGGTCAGTCCAATGCCACTGCTGCCAAATGGGTTGAACGCAATGTCATAGATCATGTTCCTTCTACCAACATTACTGCCATAGCAGTTGGTTCTGAAGTGCTGACATCCCTCCCAAATGCAGCTCCTGTTCTAGTCTCAGCATTAAAATTCCTTCAAGCTGCTCTAGTTGCAGCCAATCTTGATCAACAAATCAAAGTCTCTACTCCACACTCTTCTTTTATCATCCTTGATTCTTTCCCACCCTCTCAggcattttttaataaaacttggGATCCTGTCATGGTTCCCTTGCTCAACTTTTTGCAATCAACAGGTTCCTATCTTATGCTCAATGTGTACCCTTATTATGATTTCATGCAACCCAATGCTGTAATCCCTCTAGACTATGCTTTGTTCCGGCCCTTGCCTCCTAATAAAGAAGCTATAGATTCCAACACCATGCTGCATTATACTAATGTCTTTGATGCTGTTGTTGATGCTGCTTATTTTGCAATGTCATATTTGAACTTTACCAACATTCCTATTTTAGTCACCGAGTCAGGTTGGCCCTCCAAAGGAGATTCATCCGAGCCAGATGCAACTATTGATAATGCTAACACTTACAATAGTAACTTGATCAGGCACGTCCTTAACAATAGTGGGACTCCTAAGAAACCTGGAATTTCAGTTAGCACTTATATTTATGAGCTTTATAATGAAGACTTGAGAACAGGTCCAGTGTCTGAGAATAATTGGGGTCTGTTTTATGCCAATGGAGCTCCAGTGTATACCTTGCACTTGACTAATGCTGGTACTGTATTTGCAAATGATACAACAAACCAAACCTTCTGTGTTGCCAAGAGTAATGCAGATACTAAGATGCTTCAGGCTGCACTTGATTGGGCTTGTGGACCAGGGAAGGTGGATTGTTCTCCATTGCTGCACGGTCAACCCTGTTATGATCCAAATAGTGTGGCTGCACATGCTACATATGCTATCAATGCTTATTATCAGCAGATGGCTAAATCTGCTGGGACCTGTGATTTCAAAGGAGTTGCCTCTGTCACCACTACAAATCCAA GTCACGGTTCCTGCATATTTCCTGGAAG TCATGGAAAAAATGGTAGCAGCATAAATGGGACATCATTGGCTCCATCTACCAATTCCACAAATTCAGGGTGCTTGTCACAGAATTACAATGGTGGATCTTTAACAAGCTCTCTGATTCTTACTTTAATTTTGAGTGTAGCTGTCTTATAA
- the LOC128193731 gene encoding uncharacterized protein LOC128193731: MDKYQKTVRRVKSLTPELALHYILPALKPGPFKDSVCRRAPKTMEELRERAADEIRVEEMKLSYRKENQEAREPRTDGNKPGSSTGKTSDPRPREQRKGPRFPQYTPLNASREKILREALSAELIPEREANPTPKNADWSKHCAYHKNMGHTTEDCWTLRDKIEELIRAGKLKKYVREERLPQSTERPAQRSTYRKEKPRSARAERPRSERRPSRSRSRSRERPLRGHINTISGGFAGGGSSSSARKRHVRALQSVHLVDKPRRSMPPITFSDEDFHAPDPDQDDPMVITAEIARYGISKVLVDQGSSVNILYWKTFLQMDISEDLIVPYDGQIVGFAGERVDTRGYVELRTRLGTGRSSEEKRVRYLLVEANTSYNVLLGRPCLNAFGAIVSTPHLTMKYPSEKGTICTVRADQKTARECYAAGLKLHV; encoded by the coding sequence ATGGACAAGTATCAGAAGACCGTTCGACGCGTTAAGAGCCTGACGCCAGAGCTCGCCCTTCACTATATCCTGCCGGCTCTGAAGCCAGGACCGTTTAAGGATAGCGTCTGCAGGCGAGCGCCCAAAACAATGGAGGAGTTAAGGGAACGGGCGGCGGACGAGATAAGGGTGGAAGAGATGAAACTCTCCTACAGAAAAGAGAATCAAGAAGCCAGAGAACCAAGGACGGACGGTAATAAGCCCGGCTCTTCGACGGGAAAAACGTCCGATCCTAGGCCCCGGGAGCAGAGAAAGGGGCCCCGTTTCCCACAGTATACACCTCTAAATGCCTCGAGGGAGAAAATTCTCCGAGAGGCCCTGAGTGCGGAATTGATACCGGAGCGGGAAGCGAACCCGACTCCGAAGAATGCTGATTGGAGCAAACACTGTGCGTACCATAAAAATATGGGTCATACCACCGAGGATTGCTGGACCCTCCGGGATAAGATAGAAGAGCTCATCCGGGCGGGAAAGCTTAAAAAATACGTACGTGAGGAGCGCCTGCCGCAATCAACCGAACGGCCTGCTCAAAGGTCGACGTACCGAAAGGAGAAGCCGAGGAGCGCGCGAGCGGAACGACCCCGCTCAGAGAGGCGACCAAGCCGAAGTCGAAGCCGCAGCCGTGAACGTCCCTTGAGGGGACATATCAACACTATTTCCGGAGGATTCGCGGGAGGAGGATCGTCTTCCTCCGCCCGTAAACGACATGTTCGGGCCCTCCAATCCGTGCATTTAGTGGACAAGCCACGCCGCTCCATGCCACCCATTACCTTTTCGGACGAGGACTTTCACGCCCCTGATCCTGACCAAGACGACCCGATGGTCATAACGGCAGAGATAGCGCGGTATGGGATCAGTAAGGTTCTGGTTGACCAAGGAAGCTCGGTCAACATCCTCTATTGGAAGACCTTCCTGCAGATGGATATCTCGGAGGACCTCATCGTCCCTTATGATGGGCAGATAGTGGGCTTCGCGGGAGAAAGGGTCGATACTAGGGGATACGTGGAATTGAGAACAAGGTTGGGAACCGGACGCTCCAGCGAGGAGAAAAGGGTCCGATACCTGCTGGTAGAGGCTAACACGTCGTATAACGTACTGCTCGGAAGGCCATGTCTTAACGCGTTTGGGGCGATCGTCTCTACCCCTCACCTCACGATGAAGTACCCCTCCGAAAAGGGAACAATCTGTACGGTCCGGGCGGACCAGAAGACGGCGAGGGAGTGTTACGCGGCGGGGTTGAAGTTGCACGTCTGA
- the LOC108320944 gene encoding uncharacterized protein LOC108320944 has translation MADLDPRTNTEDRLEPIGETQPILIGREPAQTTLIARELNPEVEKELRAFLWKNRDLFAWTAADMPGIHPAVMCHKLSLFQNARPVAQKKRRMGEEKRQAVEEEVGKLKKAGFVREVTYTTWLANVVMVKKASGKWRMCTDYTDLNKACPKDSHPLPSIDALVDGASGHRILSFLDAYSGYNQIPMYGPDVEKTTFMTEKSNFCYEVMPFGLKNAGATYQRLMDRIFQEQIGRCMDVYVDDMVVRSTDGEGHLRDLEEVFRQVRKFGMRLNPAKCTFGVAAGKFLGFMLTSRGIEANPDKCEAILQMQSPTTLKEIQRLVGRLTALSRFIPNLADRMRPVLRKLKKGAGPPWDDECERAFQDVKTILVNPPVMNRPVPGGDLHIFLGVSETAISAVLMQERPQPRLVYFVSRTLLDAETRYQRVEKVALALLHASRRLRPYFQSHQVVVRTDFPISKILRKPDLAGRMVAWAVELSEFGLRYEPRGSVKGQHLVDFAAELPPSSKDEWSLYVDGASGRSVSGAGIVLEGPNGFLLEHSLIFKFKVSNNQAEYEALVAGLELAKDMGARRITCRTDSELVVGQMNGNFQVREERLLRYFQRATDLAKAFDKVDIQHIPREQNTRADVLSKLSSGKEKGQLTTVVRQVLLQPSVECSVVSDGGKDWRTEIREIMTRQDEGRMVGPREAKKVARNFVVGDDLYRRGFSSPLLKCLGDAEAHYVMDELHNGICGLHTGWRTLKARLLRAGYYWPTIEADTKAFVQKCVRCQEHSNNSHLPPHGLHSITSPWPFAQWGMDIVGSFPVGQAQKKFLLVAVDYFTKWVEAEPLATITAAQVQKFCWKLICRFSLPRLIITDNGRQFIDKKLAEFFKGLGIKHVTSSVEHPQTNGQVEAMNKAIVSELKRRLGEKKGAWVDELPEVLWAYRCTPHGTIGETPFNLTYGTDAMLPVELGEPSLRRQVEDLSLNDQELRIELDSLDERRDRATLRAEACKRMVEKKYNSKVQPRSF, from the coding sequence ATGGCGGACCTCGACCCAAGGACGAATACTGAGGATCGTCTGGAGCCTATTGGAGAAACCCAACCTATCTTGATAGGAAGGGAGCCCGCCCAGACCACCCTCATCGCCAGGGAGCTGAACCCGGAGGTGGAAAAGGAGCTGAGGGCATTCCTATGGAAAAATCGGGATCTGTTTGCATGGACGGCAGCTGATATGCCGGGCATCCATCCCGCAGTAATGTGCCATAAGCTTTCGCTTTTCCAGAACGCCCGCCCAGTGGctcagaaaaaaagaagaatgggCGAAGAAAAACGACAAGCTGTGGAGGAGGAAGTGGGGAAGCTGAAGAAAGCTGGATTTGTTCGGGAAGTCACGTACACGACGTGGTTAGCTAATGTGGTTATGGTGAAAAAGGCCAGCGGAAAATGGCGCATGTGCACTGACTACACGGACCTGAACAAAGCCTGCCCGAAAGATTCACACCCCCTACCCAGTATAGACGCCCTTGTGGACGGCGCTTCTGGACATCGGATATTAAGTTTTCTGGATGCATACTCCGGATACAACCAGATACCCATGTACGGGCCAGACGTCGAGAAGACGACCTTCATGACGGAGAAGTCTAACTTCTGTTATGAGGTCATGCCGTTCGGCCTGAAAAACGCCGGGGCGACATACCAGCGCTTAATGGACAGGATTTTCCAGGAACAAATAGGCCGGTGCATGGACGTGTATGTGGACGACATGGTAGTCCGGTCCACAGATGGAGAGGGACACCTTAGAGACCTTGAGGAGGTGTTTCGACAAGTAAGGAAGTTCGGCATGCGCCTAAACCCCGCCAAGTGTACATTTGGGGTAGCCGCCGGGAAATTCTTGGGCTTCATGTTGACCTCCAGGGGGATCGAGGCCAACCCGGATAAATGTGAAGCTATACTACAAATGCAAAGTCCGACCACCCTTAAAGAAATTCAAAGATTGGTCGGACGCCTCACCGCTCTGTCCCGCTTTATCCCCAACCTGGCGGATAGGATGAGGCCGGTCCTGCGAAAATTGAAAAAGGGGGCCGGACCGCCCTGGGATGACGAGTGCGAACGAGCATTCCAAGACGTAAAAACCATCCTTGTCAACCCACCAGTAATGAACCGCCCGGTCCCAGGAGGGGATCTGCACATTTTCCTGGGAGTGTCAGAAACGGCCATCAGTGCCGTACTAATGCAAGAACGGCCTCAGCCGAGGTTAGTTTATTTCGTGAGTCGCACGCTCCTAGACGCCGAAACCCGATACCAACGAGTAGAGAAGGTGGCCTTAGCTTTGTTGCACGCCTCCCGAAGGCTTCGCCCCTACTTCCAAAGCCATCAAGTGGTGGTCAGGACGGATTTTCCTATCTCCAAGATCCTCAGGAAGCCGGACTTAGCCGGACGGATGGTGGCTTGGGCGGTTGAGCTTTCAGAGTTTGGTTTACGGTATGAGCCGAGAGGATCGGTTAAAGGCCAACACTTGGTGGATTTCGCGGCCGAGTTACCACCGTCAAGCAAGGACGAATGGAGCTTGTATGTGGACGGAGCGTCAGGTCGATCGGTCAGCGGGGCCGGCATCGTGCTTGAAGGCCCCAACGGATTCTTGCTGGAGCATTCATTGATCTTCAAGTTCAAGGTATCCAACAATCAGGCCGAATATGAGGCCCTGGTGGCCGGCCTCGAGCTGGCAAAAGACATGGGAGCCAGAAGAATCACCTGCCGGACGGACTCAGAGCTGGTGGTAGGTCAAATGAATGGCAACTTCCAGGTCCGAGAGGAACGTTTATTGCGATATTTCCAACGAGCAACGGACCTCGCAAAAGCGTTCGATAAAGTGGACATACAGCACATTCCTAGGGAACAGAATACGAGGGCGGACGTACTATCTAAGCTTAGTTCgggaaaagaaaagggacaGTTGACTACTGTCGTGCGGCAGGTTCTACTTCAGCCTTCAGTAGAGTGTTCGGTAGTGTCCGACGGGGGAAAAGATTGGCGAACAGAAATCAGAGAAATCATGACCCGTCAGGATGAAGGGCGGATGGTAGGCCCTCGCGAAGCCAAGAAGGTCGCCCGGAATTTTGTGGTGGGAGACGACCTGTACCGCAGAGGATTTTCTTCCCCTCTCCTTAAGTGCTTGGGAGATGCAGAAGCACATTACGTTATGGACGAGCTCCATAATGGCATTTGCGGCCTGCACACGGGTTGGCGGACACTAAAAGCCCGGCTATTAAGAGCAGGATATTACTGGCCTACCATTGAGGCGGACACGaaggcgttcgtccaaaaatgCGTTCGCTGCCAAGAGCATTCCAACAACTCTCACCTACCGCCGCACGGCCTCCATTCGATAACATCCCCGTGGCCGTTCGCCCAATGGGGTATGGACATCGTAGGATCGTTTCCAGTAGGACAGGCACAAAAGAAATTCCTCTTGGTAGCGGTGGATTACTTTACCAAATGGGTAGAAGCTGAACCACTGGCCACCATCACGGCCGCCCAAGTTCAGAAGTTCTGCTGGAAATTAATATGTCGTTTCAGCCTCCCTCGATTGATCATCACAGATAATGGCCGGCAGTTTATCGACAAGAAACTGGCTGAGTTCTTCAAAGGGTTGGGGATTAAGCACGTCACCAGCTCGGTTGAACACCCCCAGACGAACGGACAAGTGGAGGCAATGAACAAGGCCATAGTCTCGGAGCTCAAGCGACGCTTGGGAGAAAAGAAGGGGGCGTGGGTGGACGAGCTACCAGAAGTCCTATGGGCGTACAGATGCACGCCTCATGGAACCATTGGCGAAACCCCTTTCAACTTAACTTATGGTACTGATGCCATGTTACCGGTAGAACTAGGGGAGCCATCCCTAAGGCGGCAAGTCGAAGACCTTAGTCTCAACGACCAAGAGCTGAGAATCGAATTAGATTCTCTAGATGAACGACGAGATCGGGCGACACTGAGGGCCGAAGCATGCAAGCGCATGgtggaaaaaaaatacaactccAAGGTCCAGCCAAGAAGCTTCTAG